tgatgttaattcccgttaacgacagccacacgatggcgatcccgttatgccgatgttcaacagccgccaagggctgcaagctgcaagagcgctgcttcctttgttccacttcacaaaaggtcaattcgaaagcggacagcaatgaccttcactcgtacactataccaatagcacaatagtaaaagtggcaacgcacaataccgacactgaactttactcgtcaagagttggatagcgaatgattttccttcgttgatcgtattgttttcacatattcacgttggagagccttaattttgattgaatgtaatacttttccgtttactgtttttgagagcataggcagccgtggcagtgttccgagctctgcgatacaattttcttacccaatgttgaagttgctaaaacatacattatagacccattaaacgtaaaaataataattgtattgatatcaacacaatttcattctattgattttcatgacatgaaacgctatgactcacaaataacattttattgagtggtttttatagctgtttcgatgatgttgtctggcatcagtgtcgaaaaaataacgatgctttcaccaatacaaacaaaaccattgccgaagattgaaaaacgaaaatttaactttcagagcacttgctagagttttccgacgtttttcactatacagtgcgacagcagatgaaaattcaacatcttgtaagtaatcgattagaatttggttgatattacttgatgggaagtgtgcgaaaacgatcattttcttcacactgtttcgcaaaattattgattttcgggcgagaggtgagggagggagatgaatgaaatgagcgccattgtggcagccatttgtggctagcttccaccttcaccttaaacaatacgtgagtcccctaagcgcgagccctgttttatgctgcctacgctcaatttgcattgggtGGGATAGGGTTGTCAGAGCCCCGGTATTACCATCTGTTTATATGAGTCATTAAAGCCCAACGTAaggaattgacgaatttacgttagaattgcaaccagatggcgcagcgagtaaaatgatgatgttttgtttttttaggtatggaattgttttgatttgttttgaaaattctgaaattttctGCGAAATCACGGATTCATGCATTGTttctacgctgaaaaggttagaaaatcatcattttacattgtttcattcataacatatgaCGAATGATTCGATACAAGTAttataatttacattttttcattaggtAAATGatgctgcggtgaaagtgatgatggttttaaattttactatgtGAGTTCATGGAAGATTTGtaattctttccataaattacaatgttataatcataaacgaTTATTTGACTGCGAtgggtttggaagaaatttaattctgcgcaattttatatataacatgttattttcttacctcttccagtgatgaaaactgtataaatattgacaatggttgaatcaaagaaggaaattcgagagcacaatctaaaacaagtagaaaaatgcatggttcctgcatgtgagaactacgtggtttgtttttgagttttaaaataaaataacgtgatttgtttttgagttttaggtaaCATTAGCattattttcttagttcaaaaacaaaatccagatgtctcaccgatcgtttacgttttgcgttagatcgccaatagtacGCACGTTTTTTCAATCGGTCCCCAAAAGTGTGAAATTCTCGAATatattttgagatttttttccatTAAAATGTGTGGCGCAGATTACGTGTACAATCGGTTTAGCGTATCAACTGTTTCTTAGTGGGAAAGAatagttttatttcaattcccGTCGAATGGGATTTTCGTTGAAGAAAATCGCCATTTTAGCTGCATCCGGTTCGAAGAAAAGGATCTTGAATCGCGTAACCCGAAGTTACCAGATAAACCCCGTCTACTTGTCGAAGTAAGTCCCCCGTCCCCATcagtgatagtcaagtagatttttcaCTAGAggtgccatctagacgtcaaccttatgaacttttcagccgaactgttataccTATTCCTTCCATTCAAGTGACCCTTTCcaggtcaagtgaccctttatgaaattacaatttttgacacgcgAAATAGCAttgtagcttggaatggttactgttagctcgcttggataatcagcaatacaattaattctaatcgttcactattcattcacaaaaatatataaagcaatagcaaaaatatgtaaagcaatggttttgtatcacaaccacgcATACAATactttctgatatcatatgaatgtttaTATGgatcaaatgacccgttgcggtagttggagcagattacatatatttctcggtgaaaaaaaaataacaggagaggagtaaacactgaaaaatacattcgatgtatgttttaagacaagtagtgtaggcaaatgatgttgtgacaatgtaatttgcaagaaaagttttgaaaattttgaagtatTGTGTATGATTGGAGAAATTTGGCTCTAGCGATCTGAAGTGTCACTTCATTCCGAAAAAGGAGTCTCTTGCCCCAAATCGTTTGAGTATCCCTGCTCTACACCATATCAAACATCTCATATTCTCCGCTATCAAATTCAGAGTCAATGGCATCAGTTGTAAGCAatctgcagaaaaaaaaatgggattgaaagagaagaacatggTGTTGAGGTAAGTTAGACCATTTCCACTAATTTCatactcacaactgaatggatttccgagcgagcaCCGTTTTCTAAACAGATTTGTGTGACTTCAacagcctgttttcaaagcaattttgaagCTATTAGCAAGTTTCCTGGTCAATAATTgaaaatcatataactcttgtccttcggatgaagtgattatctttcgaatgaagattATCTAATCGAAAACGACCAGAATTGGTCAACCGAAAAGGTGGTGTCTTCTATCATGACAACGTTAAACCACACACATCTTTTATGACGCGCCAAAATTGAGGGAACCTGGTTATGCATCCACCGTACAGTCCTGACTTTGCCCTGTATCAATCTCCGCAGAACTATCTGTCCGACATAACAGtcgttgaaaatcatttggaAAGGATTTTCGCTGATGAACCCCACAGACGTGGAACGAATGAAATTATGAAGTTACGCGAAAAATGAGGGGAGGTTACAAATAATAATGATTGAGCTGCTCCCTTGCTGCCCTTGATGACGattaaaattgtttttcaataaagaaaaatatCGTTCAAGGCTTAAAAGATGGGTTTTTGGATGATTTTCAATGAAGGAACCTTCGATTGTATACACGACCTTTGGTTTAGTAATGGGACACGCGACAGATTTAGCTGCGCAGACTCCCAAAAACGTTTCAGTCAAGTGTCTTAATTGTCAGAGACAGCAATAAATTCTAGAAACACTGATAGAATCGAATCAACCATGAAAAAACAACCAACACTCACCGTCCAATGATGCTGCGTATCTTACTGTCGCTGTGATGTGAGATCGCCTCCAGATCTTCGGAGGTCTCCTTCAGTTCAGATTCTTCCAGCTTCTGGCGCAGCTCGTCCACCGAAGCCTGAAGTCGTTGGATTTCTCGTTCGCACTGTTCGACCGATTTGCTCGTGCTGGTTCGATGATGGCGCCGCTTGCTCTCACTACCCAcaacaccaccaccaccaccaataGCGATCGCAAGATGGTTACCGTGGCTGTTGAGTCCAACCGACGACATCACCGGGTGTCGCTTGGGTGCACTTTCCGTATCGGTCGAGCTGTCGGACAATGTTCGTCCCGAATCGATGCTCATTCGTCGCTGGTACCGGCTGTTCGCTCCGTTCGTGCTGCTATGATGGTGATCACGGGTTCCGTTGCCACTGGTGGTGTAGCTGCTGATGGGTTGGATGTCGAGTGGTTCCTCCCGCTTATACTGAAAAAAGGGAAATTATTAGAAACATTGCAAGATCAACAACGATGCCACGAGTCTCACctgcatcaacggattggtccTTGGCATCCGACTGCTTCCCAGCCTTCGACTGTGCAGTCCCCCGAACGAATCGAACGCATTCCCATTGCTCGCATTCAGCGAATCCAGCTCTCGATAGTTATCGTTGTTGCTTAGCCGTTCATCACTACTCGAGGTGTGCAAATTACCTCCGCTTCCGATCGTGCTGAGATGACTTTTGTAAACGTTCCTTCCAGCGATGGGTCCACCATTGGATCCTCCCCCATTGCTCCCAATAATCAGATTATTATTGTACGCGTTGAGTGCATTCCCGTTACTGGTGGTGTTCGTGTTGTGGTGATAGAGGGGATTTTTGTACGACAACGGAGCGTAATGGGAGCCTTCTTGTTCATTATTGTTGGCACCGTTGAGACTGGTCATGTTTTCGTTGTTCCCCGAAATATAGCGCTGACTTATGTATCCATATTTTCCACTGCTAACCTTCCTCGGGGGTGGAACCTTGTTGGCCACGTATTCGATCTGCTGCTGGCCCAGTTCCACCGGACTAGAACTCTGGGACTGAGTGGTGATGCTTTGGTATCCGGAGCTGCAGATGTTGGAGAACTGTCCGATGGAAATGTTGCTACCCTTGCTGACCAGTTGCTCTTTGCCCTTCTGGTTCTCGATGTTCTGCTCATCGGCGTAATTCAGCAGATCTTCAAGATCCTCCAAACTCATTGGCATATTGGAAGGGTTAGTGGTTGCGGAGGGAGTGGGCGTAGAAGTGGTGACCATTTCGCTGTGTGGGATTCCGAGGCTGGGAGGATTCTTGCCAATATCCGAGAGTAGACTCAGCTGTGAGCCGTTGAGATTGCGACTTCGGCTTCCGGTGATATGCGTTGAGGATTTCAAATGTGGCGTCGGACTTTTCCTGTTGAACGGATTGCTCGGATCGAACCCAATCTGGATTAGGTTGTTGCCATTGCTGTGGTCCTGcatttcctcgttcaaattgctGCTGTTAACCGTAACGGCATTATTTCGAGGCAGGGTACTTGCGCGTATTCCTCCGCAGCTCAGAACCGGACTTTTCTCCTTCTCACTCTTCAAACTGCCCATATTGCTCGAGTTGTTGAAGTATGGTGCGACTGTTCCGTAGGTGCGCATACTACCGATCTGATATTGGTACTTGTTTTCGCTAGCGCTGTTTGTACTTGAAATGTTGTGATGTTGAACGGCCGGATTGACCACGTACAGATTCGAGGCCGAATTAATACTGGATGTGGAGTGTGAATGTTGCAGAGAGTTTGTGCTCTGGTTCTGGCTCAGCAACGGTCGAACCGTGGGGTCATTGTAGCGGAATATATTTTTCTCCAGCGAGGTCGGAGTAAGCACTCCCCGGATGATTCCCCGTTCGGCAGTTTTCATTGGTGCAGCTGGCAGACTTTGGTTCTCTTGGTTGGGATGAGGCTGGGGTTGAGGCATCTGTTGGGTGGTGGTGATAAAGTTGTTGGTCTCCTTGGCGATCGTTATCGACTCCAGTATGGTCGGAAGCGGATGAAGATCAATCTGCTTTGAGGCGGGCAATTTTTGGATGCTTTCTGCAAGCAATGTGTGCAGAATTGAAAGCTGTTTCCCTTGATCGATATATCCAGCCCAATCGAGAATACTTTCCTGCATCGACTGCTCCGAGCGTGTCGAGATATCGTGCAGGAATTGCTTCATCCGAGGTGCTTCCTGTTCGAGAAAATCATTCAGAAACTCCATGAAGTTCTCCTTGCCCTGGAAACGTGTGAAGTTGGCCAAAGTTTGGAGAGTCTTCGCTACCAGAGTGAGATTGCGAGTTGCTCGGGTCGACGGAAGCTCGTTTGTGATGTTGAAAAGGCTGGGAGAAAGTATAGCCGGACAGAGGAAACGCAAGAAGATCGAAGCGCTGATCAGATTATCGGCCATATCCTCACGATCGAGCGTTTGGAGCCGCTCGCGGAATGTCGAAAAACAATCTCTCAGCTGGGTTGGGAAATTCTTACTGCTCTCGGCAATGCTATTCCAGGCCGTTTTCACCGCATTCCGCAGTGCCTGCTGCTGACGCGAGAGCGATCCATTAGCTTTTAATGGGTCTACCTCACAGTCGCGGTCAGAGGATATTATTTCCGATATTGGAGTGGATAGCGTGTCTTGAAGATACTGCTCTCCAGTCAGTTTCAGAAAAGCTTCCATACTCTTTGTGGCGAGTGAATTCCCACGAAAAGTTAGCCGTTGATCTCCAACGCGAAGCAGGTCCAAAGCTACCACATCCGTTAGAAACGCAGCGGCCATTCCTTGTGCGTGCATCAAAAGTACCAGAGCTTGGCCAATATCTTCCTTAGCTTTCACTCCGATAACTGGCTCCAAAATTTCACAAACCTTCCGATAGTTTTCCTTCAGATAATCCAAGAATTCCTGGTAAACGTTTATCGGTAGAATGTCTATGCACTGGAAGCGACACTTTATTCTCAGCGTTGGAATTGGTTCTTTGGAAGAGTTTTTACTGATACTGTCGTGTTTCTCGGCAATAATTGGGTACCAGTCCTCGGAGAATGTCCTCGATGTGACCTCGTGGATCGGAATTTTGACCGACCCGACGAGTGCATGTTTGTcccttttcttcttcttttctcccTCCCTGTAAACATTCACCGTAATCACGTTGATATCGGGAACATCGGGAAAATCGAAGTACTCGCCCCAAAACAGCAGCTCCGTTCGTAGCTTCACGGACGTCCGACCGTACAGCGTCTTGTCCAGGTTTATTTCACAGAAATATTTCTTCTTCGGTGGTAGTGCTTTGGCTTCATATATCCACATCTTAAGCGAATTGTCCGTTCGCCGGGTATTTTCAGCGTTCGGTGCAATCGACTTTCGCAGACTGTAAATCCACAGATCCCGCTCCTGCCGGGATCCGCAGCTGTAGTACCGTTCGCCTCGGGGTCCTCCGCGCACCTGAAAGCAGTGCCGTCGACCGAGCACCGAAGCGTGCACCGGTACCACTCCGATCGCCCCGATGCAGGACAGATCAATGGTAGACATCACAGCGTGGTTCGAGAGTAGGCTCTCGTGCGATCGGGATCCACGCAGACCACCCTGGCCACGCTTGGAGCGCTCCAGCTTGGTGACGGACTTTGTGCGCTTCAGCGGGTTCGATCGGAAGGAACTGCAAACCAAAGGGAAAGGTTTTATTAGTAATGTTGATCAATATATGGTCCATATTCAGTCAAACCGGACTAAGTAACAACGTAAGAAAAAAATAGGTAATAGTAGCAAACAATCAAGAAATTTTCAACCAACCTTCTGCGTTTATCAGATCACACTTATATTGCAATCAGCCAGGTTATGGCATAATTTATTTTGACTGATCAGCAAAAAATGATAAAGgtatgcagtcagagtggaGCAAGATCATACGACCATAGCGACAAGAGACTAGAGGGAAGCCACGTTTTTCTGACAACCGGAAAAtggaaatttcaaatgaaatgttcGATTTCTCCGCATCAGACGATTCTGCCCTTTGTCCTTAATGAACACGGAAAAGAAACTCATATTGAAACACAATTTAGGGTAGGTGTACTAAttatgaaaagaatattttagttctattttagttcaaaagtatactttttctagcagAAAATGTCACCTCCATGTagccattatggtaatagtcgaTGTCACATGTAAAAAGTGTTGataggattcaaataatacttcaaaaataatttttaaataaaactatgcCTCTAAATGATATTCCTAATATGCAATACTCTGTCGTTAATCCTacactcgataaaaaaaataaaggtatagagcgcgaagtcgaaatttttgagtgatttgagaaatgctgtaacttcatgaaaaaccaacgcatgaagatgagaTATACATTATTTTAAAGCTTCAAATTTGAGCTGTAACACTTGAATGTTTTTATCTTGTTGTGTGTaggttagggtgccaatgaaaattgttGATTACACCCTTGGGtaattttcgactttcaaaaagtTTTACCGCTTTGCGCgactcttccttaagtccgattgagctgaactattgcatagggtgtttttccgaggtggtgaacattttgtatggggtacctttttgaaattttaaagtcgactttttcccatacattcattggcaccctagtgtaggTGTAGTGTATAACAATattagaatgattttttttattttttaaagattttgtagATTAACACAGTATTTTATTACCCAAGTCACACAAATAAATAAAGGAGGTTCTCTTCTAAACTTTTGACATCGAATTCATCAGGAAATGATTTTACTGCTGAGTTTTTGACGAAAGAAAATGTTGATGATGAGAattgatcggtcattgatagcTCATTTTCAAAAGCTTCGCGagtatttttgttgtaaaagaACATAGACGATGAAGATCTAACGTCGAGATGCCATACCGCAAAACCTATAATAGTCGATGTTTTGCTGACACCAATAGAGCGAAGGCTCTGGTCGGATGGTGAACGGTTGTGCAATAGCACAACCGTGCTTCTGAACGCTTGAACTTGCAATATAAACAGCCGAAACTCTTTCGGAAATTTGTTCTGTGATGAACTTATAACTGTACTACTACTGCTAACAATCGTTTGAAATAAGTAtgaccggataccggatatccggcaagcttcgaggccggatgGTCGAATATCCGATAACTGGATATTCGATTCTTCTTTTGCGAATACTAAACTGAGAAAAGCTGCAAGGATTACAATTTAGGGAGAAATAGAGACATTTTTACAAGCAATAATGAACGATGATTACATTTTCCGATTCTGAATGATTCTAAAATCAATATCCTTTAATAGAGAATGAAAGTTTTCTGCAAGGATCTTGAATGGATTCTATTCTGATAAGGATATTCTACTATgatgatgagatttttgtggatatattgaaataattttaatactggACGAATAAGAGTAAGGACTTCGAAGCTCAATATCAACagaacatcaaccaattatttgtattaacactttcgtcgcccagtcacccagatatgggtgacactttcctcgttcaaattgaataggatttttaaaaggaatttcACAGAATAGGcatctaaatgtaactataggatataaagagaaataataaaatcattatcatacAATTATAATGTTTTTATTATACTTTACATTAATTTATAGTTCGGAGGGTTTGTAATGCagctttttgcgaaacccatataatatgactttgacatatgttattgttgtcaattcgtcttcaaattaaaaaaaaatgctagGTCATGTGAatgttgtctacaaactaagtttgatcttcatttaataatttatccgcaagttgggaCTCGCATGAAACTCGAGAAtatcgcgttgggcgacgaacgtgttgagAATTAGAAAACTAAGAACATTAGGGATGATAATCAAagagagggtacacttacttcactaCAGATCAAAAAAGAAACAACAAGCATTATAAGTTCCAGCATATCCAGAATATTtcgaatcaatcgcaatcacgaTCCTTGTATTTGGTGGCCATTGAACTCTGAGCGTTACCCTCAACTAGCAAGTTTTACTCAGTAGTATTCACAGCGAAAGATAACTATCTGAGATTATTTTAatatgatttatcttctgttaatacgaaataattgtattttttataatatccggtatccggtatccggaTAGGCAGGTTACAAAATATGTGAGGgtgagaaaaaagaaaaagaaaaacacaaaagcattaaattcttatactcgaccgtttcacaaacatatagatcaactgcatatagcaaatgtcgcgagttccccacacgtctctaacaggaacatagggttgtcttccttgggcctcaaggacattcaaaaggtactctctggctgcgtaattatccgtacattgtcaaactgcgtgatcgatgtcatcgtaaccgtttccacatcgacagacattgctttgaacaagatttattctgtggagatgcacatctagcgagtagtggttggacataaggaGGGTGAGGGTTGTGATGCAGTTAACGCTTCTTCTCAGGAACTGAACAATGGACATTAACCCATAAATCTAAGATTTAATGTTCAACCAAACAATTCCATACAAagctttgattttttggccactcagggtAAGTCCCAAAAGATCGATTTCCAGccaaaaatttttattcgagataacaccagatctcgacgtctcatgcaatttgaaggcatttggcatcaaaatatatttttttgaaaaccccgatttcatgtactctCCATTAGGGAGATTTTCTAGGGggcaaaaatcaaaatttgaccgttttgaggcacccctaaatcatgtccaacTGAGTTTAAATTTTGTACAGCTCATCTTTTTGGGTCAATGAACAAAATGTATATGATCAGTTCTTCAAATTCGATTATTAGTTTTTATactccataccttcattgccactcAGGCTATGTccaaaaaagatcgattttggGCCAAACATTttcttttcgagatgacaccagatctcgactttACATGTATAATTtggcatcgatttttttctgattttccaaattttataTTACTCACATACCATAATAGGTTCTATTGCGATAATAGCACTTTAGCACTTTTGTCCTAtatgattttcatttaattcATAGTTATTGAAAAATTGATCGAATATATTATTATACTTTGTTCAGACAGAGTGTATCAAGTGCCAGAGAGTAAAAAACTGCAATTTCTAAACATTTCATGACCGATTTCAGTTCCAACAGTGGTTTTTCACTGGCGCAAGTACTGTTTTTCAAAATCACGCTAGCCCATTTGTCATTGAAAGTTCTTCATCTTATTAACCGTAGACTAAGCAAAATTGTGAATAGGCTTTGAAACTAAAATTAGATATaaaatttggctcctttaaacttatataatggagcctgtacaaataaaagattatagaaaaaaattaaacttagtcattgaatttttttttaatcaagaaTTGAACTTGAATATATATactaatcgattatttttggtAAGTAAAATACAGTTCCAAGCCATAAAATTGGTTTGTTTTATTACAGCCGTTCCatgacaaaccgatatagtggtatatttttatttttttttcattatgaccattttcattttggggtggttcgaaaattcatttttttcacttttgccaaaaaatgactttttctaattcatgacttttgtaccactgaaccgatttagatgatcgacatatcaaattgaagtcaatatgCTAggcttttattgaaaaatattgaacttgcaaaaaaatgaattttattttcgtaattattgattgtagtcgttttttattgttttcatggctttggactagagggcgctatattttacataacatatctcgatatctgagatgctatttttttcgtttttgagatttgatatttcaaagttttcaatttaattttttgttatttttcggaaaaagtggaaaaaaatgattttttggaccaccctaaaatggaaatggaaacaccctgacgaaaaaataaaaaaatacgggtctaatattttgcgataaagaacaaaacttcaTGGAAACCTAAGAGCcaccatatcggtttggcatggttcagtcaga
The Toxorhynchites rutilus septentrionalis strain SRP chromosome 2, ASM2978413v1, whole genome shotgun sequence genome window above contains:
- the LOC129764826 gene encoding ras GTPase-activating protein raskol isoform X5, producing MNCATLTSAIMPDNYQQQAQQQQQQLQRTLERERRTSRGLTACLRGEREEVESKDNISQRFSSTSNVEDTSYEKACRRGSAPSTPVLGQKSESTSRFTNFFSKRSFRSNPLKRTKSVTKLERSKRGQGGLRGSRSHESLLSNHAVMSTIDLSCIGAIGVVPVHASVLGRRHCFQVRGGPRGERYYSCGSRQERDLWIYSLRKSIAPNAENTRRTDNSLKMWIYEAKALPPKKKYFCEINLDKTLYGRTSVKLRTELLFWGEYFDFPDVPDINVITVNVYREGEKKKKRDKHALVGSVKIPIHEVTSRTFSEDWYPIIAEKHDSISKNSSKEPIPTLRIKCRFQCIDILPINVYQEFLDYLKENYRKVCEILEPVIGVKAKEDIGQALVLLMHAQGMAAAFLTDVVALDLLRVGDQRLTFRGNSLATKSMEAFLKLTGEQYLQDTLSTPISEIISSDRDCEVDPLKANGSLSRQQQALRNAVKTAWNSIAESSKNFPTQLRDCFSTFRERLQTLDREDMADNLISASIFLRFLCPAILSPSLFNITNELPSTRATRNLTLVAKTLQTLANFTRFQGKENFMEFLNDFLEQEAPRMKQFLHDISTRSEQSMQESILDWAGYIDQGKQLSILHTLLAESIQKLPASKQIDLHPLPTILESITIAKETNNFITTTQQMPQPQPHPNQENQSLPAAPMKTAERGIIRGVLTPTSLEKNIFRYNDPTVRPLLSQNQSTNSLQHSHSTSSINSASNLYVVNPAVQHHNISSTNSASENKYQYQIGSMRTYGTVAPYFNNSSNMGSLKSEKEKSPVLSCGGIRASTLPRNNAVTVNSSNLNEEMQDHSNGNNLIQIGFDPSNPFNRKSPTPHLKSSTHITGSRSRNLNGSQLSLLSDIGKNPPSLGIPHSEMVTTSTPTPSATTNPSNMPMSLEDLEDLLNYADEQNIENQKGKEQLVSKGSNISIGQFSNICSSGYQSITTQSQSSSPVELGQQQIEYVANKVPPPRKVSSGKYGYISQRYISGNNENMTSLNGANNNEQEGSHYAPLSYKNPLYHHNTNTTSNGNALNAYNNNLIIGSNGGGSNGGPIAGRNVYKSHLSTIGSGGNLHTSSSDERLSNNDNYRELDSLNASNGNAFDSFGGLHSRRLGSSRMPRTNPLMQYKREEPLDIQPISSYTTSGNGTRDHHHSSTNGANSRYQRRMSIDSGRTLSDSSTDTESAPKRHPVMSSVGLNSHGNHLAIAIGGGGGVVGSESKRRHHRTSTSKSVEQCEREIQRLQASVDELRQKLEESELKETSEDLEAISHHSDSKIRSIIGRLLAMEEELRREQYKMSLVLSHKQRVIEAQGQQIAALDAANNRLLTALSSLRNRYENNQSNQNDASSPQPNASASSC
- the LOC129764826 gene encoding ras GTPase-activating protein raskol isoform X3, which gives rise to MIRRRAPNRFACINYPSRVEGWLDFCETEGQSTRSANLPWGPLFCVLQQDEQTLTSYCSEEFSLTDVLFAELPRVRLDFPPKHQMNTIWEAPHHPTLKEEPEDEPEQHPHIPLNNTTLRSSIDTSYEKACRRGSAPSTPVLGQKSESTSRFTNFFSKRSFRSNPLKRTKSVTKLERSKRGQGGLRGSRSHESLLSNHAVMSTIDLSCIGAIGVVPVHASVLGRRHCFQVRGGPRGERYYSCGSRQERDLWIYSLRKSIAPNAENTRRTDNSLKMWIYEAKALPPKKKYFCEINLDKTLYGRTSVKLRTELLFWGEYFDFPDVPDINVITVNVYREGEKKKKRDKHALVGSVKIPIHEVTSRTFSEDWYPIIAEKHDSISKNSSKEPIPTLRIKCRFQCIDILPINVYQEFLDYLKENYRKVCEILEPVIGVKAKEDIGQALVLLMHAQGMAAAFLTDVVALDLLRVGDQRLTFRGNSLATKSMEAFLKLTGEQYLQDTLSTPISEIISSDRDCEVDPLKANGSLSRQQQALRNAVKTAWNSIAESSKNFPTQLRDCFSTFRERLQTLDREDMADNLISASIFLRFLCPAILSPSLFNITNELPSTRATRNLTLVAKTLQTLANFTRFQGKENFMEFLNDFLEQEAPRMKQFLHDISTRSEQSMQESILDWAGYIDQGKQLSILHTLLAESIQKLPASKQIDLHPLPTILESITIAKETNNFITTTQQMPQPQPHPNQENQSLPAAPMKTAERGIIRGVLTPTSLEKNIFRYNDPTVRPLLSQNQSTNSLQHSHSTSSINSASNLYVVNPAVQHHNISSTNSASENKYQYQIGSMRTYGTVAPYFNNSSNMGSLKSEKEKSPVLSCGGIRASTLPRNNAVTVNSSNLNEEMQDHSNGNNLIQIGFDPSNPFNRKSPTPHLKSSTHITGSRSRNLNGSQLSLLSDIGKNPPSLGIPHSEMVTTSTPTPSATTNPSNMPMSLEDLEDLLNYADEQNIENQKGKEQLVSKGSNISIGQFSNICSSGYQSITTQSQSSSPVELGQQQIEYVANKVPPPRKVSSGKYGYISQRYISGNNENMTSLNGANNNEQEGSHYAPLSYKNPLYHHNTNTTSNGNALNAYNNNLIIGSNGGGSNGGPIAGRNVYKSHLSTIGSGGNLHTSSSDERLSNNDNYRELDSLNASNGNAFDSFGGLHSRRLGSSRMPRTNPLMQYKREEPLDIQPISSYTTSGNGTRDHHHSSTNGANSRYQRRMSIDSGRTLSDSSTDTESAPKRHPVMSSVGLNSHGNHLAIAIGGGGGVVGSESKRRHHRTSTSKSVEQCEREIQRLQASVDELRQKLEESELKETSEDLEAISHHSDSKIRSIIGRLLAMEEELRREQYKMSLVLSHKQRVIEAQGQQIAALDAANNRLLTALSSLRNRYENNQSNQNDASSPQPNASASSC